One region of Chaetodon auriga isolate fChaAug3 chromosome 5, fChaAug3.hap1, whole genome shotgun sequence genomic DNA includes:
- the mxd1 gene encoding max dimerization protein 1, with protein sequence MAAIGLVQMLIEAAEYLDRREREAEHGYASMPPFISSRERESLKRKSKSKKNTSSRSTHNEMEKNRRAHLRLCLERLKSLVPLGPDANRHTTLSLLMKAKDHIKRLEESDRRAQHTVEQLQREQRHLRRRLEQLGVERTRMDSTGSTLSSDKSDSDQEDLDVDVEGTDYLLGDLEWSTSSVSDSGDERGSLRSSCSDEGYSSASLLRLQDTQERAKQLGCSL encoded by the exons ATGGCGGCGATCGGACTGGTGCAGATGTTGATCGAAGCAGCCGAGTACCTTGATCGCAGGGAACGAG AAGCTGAACACGGCTATGCCTCCATGCCGCCGTTCATCAGCAGCCGAGAGAGGGAAAgcctgaaaaggaaaagcaaaagcaagaaaaacacaagtagCAG GTCTACTCACaatgaaatggagaaaaacag ACGGGCACATCTACGGCTGTGTCTAGAGCGCTTGAAATCCCTCGTTCCCTTAGGACCAGATGCTAACAGGCACACCACCCTCAGCCTGCTGATGAAGGCCAAAGATCATATCAAG AGGTTGGAGGAGAGCGATAGGAGAGCTCAGCACACCGTGGAGCAGCTACAACGGGAGCAGAGACACCTGAGGAGGCGTCTGGAGCAGCTGGGGGTGGAGAGGACCCGCATGGACAGTACCGGCTCCACTCTGTCTTCCGACAAGTCCGACTCTGACCAAG AGGACCTGGACGTGGACGTGGAGGGGACGGACTACCTGCTGGGTGACCTGGAGTGGAGCACCAGCAGTGTGAGTGACTCAGGGGACGAGCGAGGCAGCCTGCGCAGCAGCTGTAGCGATGAGGGCTACTCCAGCGCCAGCCTGCTGCGCCTGCAGGACACTCAGGAGAGGGCCAAGCAGCTGGGCTGCAGCCTATAG
- the snrnp27 gene encoding U4/U6.U5 small nuclear ribonucleoprotein 27 kDa protein: protein MGRSRSRTPPRRERRRSRSTSRERERRRRDRDRSRSRDRDRDRRRSRSRSPHRRRSRSPRRHRSSSLSPSRQKDRREDERKETKDKTAKPIQISAEDMQGKTEEEIEMMKVMGFGSFDTTKGRKSDGSANAHAVNVTMKRKYRQYMNRKGGFNRPLDFIA from the exons ATGGGCAGGAGCAGGAGTCGTACTCCTCCTAGACGAG AGAGAAGGCGTTCCCGCTCGACTTCACGGGAGCGTGAGCGAAGGCGAAGGGATAGAGATCGCTCTCGTTCTCGAGATCGCGACCGAGACCGACGGAGAAGTCGCTCACGATCTCCTCACAGGAGGCGTTCAAG gTCTCCCAGACGACAtcgctcttcctccctctctcctagTCGACAAAAAGACAGACGTGAAGATGAACGCAAAGAAACTAAGGATAAGACTGCAAAGCCCATTCAGATCTCAG CGGAAGACATGCAGGgcaaaacagaggaagaaattgAGATGATGAAAGTGATGGGATTTGGTTCCTTTGACACCACCAAG GGGAGGAAATCTGACGGATCAGCCAATGCACATGCTGTCAATGTGACCATGAAGAGAAAATACAG gCAGTACATGAACAGAAAAGGTGGATTCAACAGACCACTGGACTTCATCGCTTGA
- the add2 gene encoding beta-adducin isoform X1, which translates to MSKSPTPKGTPVQRSPSDGVPEGLQSPQHSTPGSGPQQKKRISSLLQSPSFREELDVLIQEQMKKGGSSSNLWALRQLADFMASHGSPAALPVSPSNMMMVTPINDLHGWEPGSMVKGERLMRCKLASVHRLFDLFGWAQISRTCLTLRVSKEQEHFLVLPDGLAYSEVTGSSLVKVNILGEVVEKGSTNLGVDTEKFSLHSAIYSARPDVRCLLHLHTPATAAVSSMKCGLLPLSHEALLVGDVAYYDYNGVMEEEEDRVELQKSLGPTCKVLVLRNHGIVALGESVEEAFYTIYHIQAACQIQVSALCCAGGEQNLILLDRTTHKPNPTGTVGWAGSTFGPLHKSRIGEHEFEALMRTLDNLGYRTGYAYRFPVLLERSRTRREVEVPATATAFHQFDDDGVHPALRQHPFAQRQQQERTRWLNTPNTYQKVSQEQASPGHRTTWLKTEEVTQAGSTAIKIENPNQFVPLFTNPQEVIETRNKIRQQNRQDMKTAGPQSQVLASVITVDSPPSPVKPPEVPPEPEPPNPFNELTDQELEEYRKEVQRKQDGGTNGEEVASDKESPPATSPTKGPPPSQPPLSEEAKTDSPAIQNGGEEEKQTTEELEKGMKALSTNDTSSTPAAPPAKPQGGTPEGSPSKSPSKKKKKFKPPSFLKKSKKQKEKAET; encoded by the exons ATGAGCAAGTCCCCTACCCCCAAAGGCACCCCGGTGCAGCGCAGCCCCAGTGATGGGGTACCAGAGGGCCTCCAGTCTCCTCAGCATTCCACACCTGGCTCCGGACCCCAGCAGAAGAAACGCATCTCCAGCCTCCTTCAGAGTCCG tcATTCAGGGAGGAGCTGGATGTGCTGATCCAGGAACAGATGAAGAAGGGTGGCAGCTCATCCAACCTATGGGCACTGAGACAGCTGGCTGATTTCATGGCCTCACATGGCTCTCCGGCCGCCCTGCCTGTCTCTCCTTCTA ACATGATGATGGTGACACCCATCAATGACCTGCATGGCTGGGAGCCTGGCAGCATGGTGAAGGGGGAAAGGTTGATGCGCTGCAAACTGGCCAGTGTCCATCGTCTGTTTGACCTCTTTGGCTGGGCCCAGATCAGCCGCACCTGTCTCACT CTGCGTGTTAGTAAAGAACAGGAACACTTCTTGGTGCTTCCAGATGGCCTGGCCTACAGTGAGGTGACTGGATCCAGTCTG GTGAAGGTAAACATCCTGGGTGAGGTGGTAGAGAAGGGCAGCACCAACCTGGGCGTGGACACAGAGAAGTTCAGCCTGCACTCGGCCATCTACTCGGCCCGGCCAGATGTTCGCTGTCTGCTTCACCTCCACACGCCGGCCACGGCTGCG GTTTCTTCTATGAAGTGTGGCCTCCTGCCACTCTCCCATGAGGCTCTGCTGGTTGGTGATGTGGCTTATTACGACTACAATGGGgtcatggaggaggaggaggacagggtggagctGCAGAAGAGCCTGGGTCCAACCTGTAAG GTTCTGGTGCTGAGGAATCACGGCATTGTGGCTCTGGGGGAGTCTGTGGAGGAGGCCTTTTACACCATCTACCACATCCAGGCTGCCTGCCAGATCCAg GTGTCAGCTTTGTGCTGTGCCGGCGGTGAACAGAACCTTATTTTGCTGGACCGGACCACCCATAAACCCAACCCAACCGGCACTGTGGGCTGGGCTGGCTCCACCTTTGGACCCCTGCACAAGAGCCGCATCGGGGAGCATGAGTTTGAAGCCCTGATGAGAACTCTGGATAACTTG GGCTACCGTACGGGCTACGCCTACCGTTTCCCTGTGCTGCTGGAACGATCGCGGACAcggagggaggtggaggtgccCGCAACTGCTACAGCTTTCCACCAGTTTGATGACGACGGAGTCCACCCGGCTCTGAGGCAGCACCCCTTTGCCCAGcgccagcagcaggagaggactCGATGGCTCAACACCCCCAACACCTACCAAAAAGTCAGCCAGGAGCAAGCCAGCCCGGGACACCGCACCACT TGGTTGAAGACAGAAGAGGTGACACAAGCTGGCAGCACAGCCATCAAGATAGAGAACCCAAAccagtttgtgcctcttttCACCAACCCTCAAGAGGTGATTGAGACACGAAACAAG ATCCGACAGCAGAATCGTCAGGACATGAAGACAGCAGGACCACAGTCTCAAGTCCTCGCCAGCGTTATAACAGTGGACAGTCCTCCG TCTCCAGTCAAGCCACCTGAAGTCCCACCAGAGCCAGAACCTCCCAACCCCTTCAACGAGCTGACAGACCAGGAGCTGGAGGAATACCGCAAGGAGgtgcagaggaaacaggatGGAGGGACCAATG GGGAGGAGGTGGCAAGTGACAAGGAGTCTCCCCCTGCTACCTCCCCCACAAAGGGCCCTCCGCCCAGCCAGCCTCCTCTCTCAG AGGAGGCCAAGACCGACTCTCCAGCCATACAGAATGGAGgcgaggaggagaagcagacaACAGAGGAACTGGAGAAAGGGATGAAGGCTCTATCAACCAACGACACCTCCTCCACACCCGCTGCTCCGCCCGCCAAACCGCAAGGTGGCACCCCTGAGGGTTCGCCCTCCAAGTCCCCttccaagaagaaaaagaagttcAAGCCGCCATCGTTCCTGAAAAAGAGCAAGAAGCAGAAGGAGAAAGCAGAGACCTGA
- the add2 gene encoding beta-adducin isoform X2, whose protein sequence is MSKSPTPKGTPVQRSPSDGVPEGLQSPQHSTPGSGPQQKKRISSLLQSPSFREELDVLIQEQMKKGGSSSNLWALRQLADFMASHGSPAALPVSPSNMMMVTPINDLHGWEPGSMVKGERLMRCKLASVHRLFDLFGWAQISRTCLTLRVSKEQEHFLVLPDGLAYSEVTGSSLVKVNILGEVVEKGSTNLGVDTEKFSLHSAIYSARPDVRCLLHLHTPATAAVSSMKCGLLPLSHEALLVGDVAYYDYNGVMEEEEDRVELQKSLGPTCKVLVLRNHGIVALGESVEEAFYTIYHIQAACQIQVSALCCAGGEQNLILLDRTTHKPNPTGTVGWAGSTFGPLHKSRIGEHEFEALMRTLDNLGYRTGYAYRFPVLLERSRTRREVEVPATATAFHQFDDDGVHPALRQHPFAQRQQQERTRWLNTPNTYQKVSQEQASPGHRTTWLKTEEVTQAGSTAIKIENPNQFVPLFTNPQEVIETRNKIRQQNRQDMKTAGPQSQVLASVITVDSPPSPVKPPEVPPEPEPPNPFNELTDQELEEYRKEVQRKQDGGTNEEAKTDSPAIQNGGEEEKQTTEELEKGMKALSTNDTSSTPAAPPAKPQGGTPEGSPSKSPSKKKKKFKPPSFLKKSKKQKEKAET, encoded by the exons ATGAGCAAGTCCCCTACCCCCAAAGGCACCCCGGTGCAGCGCAGCCCCAGTGATGGGGTACCAGAGGGCCTCCAGTCTCCTCAGCATTCCACACCTGGCTCCGGACCCCAGCAGAAGAAACGCATCTCCAGCCTCCTTCAGAGTCCG tcATTCAGGGAGGAGCTGGATGTGCTGATCCAGGAACAGATGAAGAAGGGTGGCAGCTCATCCAACCTATGGGCACTGAGACAGCTGGCTGATTTCATGGCCTCACATGGCTCTCCGGCCGCCCTGCCTGTCTCTCCTTCTA ACATGATGATGGTGACACCCATCAATGACCTGCATGGCTGGGAGCCTGGCAGCATGGTGAAGGGGGAAAGGTTGATGCGCTGCAAACTGGCCAGTGTCCATCGTCTGTTTGACCTCTTTGGCTGGGCCCAGATCAGCCGCACCTGTCTCACT CTGCGTGTTAGTAAAGAACAGGAACACTTCTTGGTGCTTCCAGATGGCCTGGCCTACAGTGAGGTGACTGGATCCAGTCTG GTGAAGGTAAACATCCTGGGTGAGGTGGTAGAGAAGGGCAGCACCAACCTGGGCGTGGACACAGAGAAGTTCAGCCTGCACTCGGCCATCTACTCGGCCCGGCCAGATGTTCGCTGTCTGCTTCACCTCCACACGCCGGCCACGGCTGCG GTTTCTTCTATGAAGTGTGGCCTCCTGCCACTCTCCCATGAGGCTCTGCTGGTTGGTGATGTGGCTTATTACGACTACAATGGGgtcatggaggaggaggaggacagggtggagctGCAGAAGAGCCTGGGTCCAACCTGTAAG GTTCTGGTGCTGAGGAATCACGGCATTGTGGCTCTGGGGGAGTCTGTGGAGGAGGCCTTTTACACCATCTACCACATCCAGGCTGCCTGCCAGATCCAg GTGTCAGCTTTGTGCTGTGCCGGCGGTGAACAGAACCTTATTTTGCTGGACCGGACCACCCATAAACCCAACCCAACCGGCACTGTGGGCTGGGCTGGCTCCACCTTTGGACCCCTGCACAAGAGCCGCATCGGGGAGCATGAGTTTGAAGCCCTGATGAGAACTCTGGATAACTTG GGCTACCGTACGGGCTACGCCTACCGTTTCCCTGTGCTGCTGGAACGATCGCGGACAcggagggaggtggaggtgccCGCAACTGCTACAGCTTTCCACCAGTTTGATGACGACGGAGTCCACCCGGCTCTGAGGCAGCACCCCTTTGCCCAGcgccagcagcaggagaggactCGATGGCTCAACACCCCCAACACCTACCAAAAAGTCAGCCAGGAGCAAGCCAGCCCGGGACACCGCACCACT TGGTTGAAGACAGAAGAGGTGACACAAGCTGGCAGCACAGCCATCAAGATAGAGAACCCAAAccagtttgtgcctcttttCACCAACCCTCAAGAGGTGATTGAGACACGAAACAAG ATCCGACAGCAGAATCGTCAGGACATGAAGACAGCAGGACCACAGTCTCAAGTCCTCGCCAGCGTTATAACAGTGGACAGTCCTCCG TCTCCAGTCAAGCCACCTGAAGTCCCACCAGAGCCAGAACCTCCCAACCCCTTCAACGAGCTGACAGACCAGGAGCTGGAGGAATACCGCAAGGAGgtgcagaggaaacaggatGGAGGGACCAATG AGGAGGCCAAGACCGACTCTCCAGCCATACAGAATGGAGgcgaggaggagaagcagacaACAGAGGAACTGGAGAAAGGGATGAAGGCTCTATCAACCAACGACACCTCCTCCACACCCGCTGCTCCGCCCGCCAAACCGCAAGGTGGCACCCCTGAGGGTTCGCCCTCCAAGTCCCCttccaagaagaaaaagaagttcAAGCCGCCATCGTTCCTGAAAAAGAGCAAGAAGCAGAAGGAGAAAGCAGAGACCTGA